CGCCGAACTCTTGTTTGAGCGCGGGACCTCCTCGATCGCGCCGGTCACCTACCCCCGATTCGGGACGGCCCTGGTGCGAATCGAGGACGCCGACGTCGAGCTGGTCACGGCCCGCGCGGAGAGCTACGACCCGGACTCGCGGAAACCGGAGGTGCGCCCCGCGACGCTCGAGGAGGACGCCCGGCGGCGCGACTTCACGGTCAATACGCTGATCCGGAATGTGCACACGGGCGATCTTCGCGACCCTTTGGGCTGCGGCCTCGAAGATCTCGAGGCGAAGGTGCTCCGCACGCCTCTGCCTCCGGACGCCACGTTCCGCGACGATCCCCTGCGCATGCTGCGCGCCGTTCGCCTGCGGTGGCAACTGGGCTTCGAGTTCGCGGAAGGGCTCGAGGCCGCGATCCGGGCAGAACGCGGGCGCCTCTCGATCATCAGCGCGGAGCGGTACCGGGACGAGCTGCTTCGAATGCTGCGCTTCCGCGACGCGGACCAGTGCCTGGCCGATCTGATGCGCCTGGGGCTCTTCGACGACCTTCTTCCGGAGTTCGTCGCGATGGTCGGCGTGGAGCAGGGCGGCTTCCACCACCTCGACGTGTGGGACCACAGCCTGCTCGTCGTGCGCAACGCGGGACCGGGCGACCTCGTGCTGACCCTGGCAGCGCTGCTTCACGACGTGGGGAAGCCGTCTACCCGATCCGTCGACGAGGAGGGGGCCACGCGGTTCTTCGGGCACGAGATCGTTGGCGAGAAGATGACCTGGCAGATTCTCAATCGCCTTCGCGTGCCGCACGAGGTGGTCGAATCGGTGGCCCGTTTGGTGCGCGGCCACATGCGCCTGGGCAGCGCGCCCGTGTTTACGCCCGCGGCCGCGCGGAGGGTTCTACGGGACCTGGGGGAGGACACGGAGCGGCTCCTCGCACTCGTCGAAGCCGACGCCTCTGCTCTGAAGCCGGGAGTGCGCGCGGTCGACCTCGGACCCATTCGCAGGCAACTCGAGGAGGCCGAGGCCGCGACCCCGCGCGAGGTGCTGGTCAGCCCGCTGACCGGCGCAGAGATCATGGAGGTGCGCCACCTCGAGCCCGGGCCCGAGGTCGGTGTCTGGAAGCGGCTCCTCACCGAACAGGTGCTGGAGGGAACCCTGGCACCTGGCGACAGAGACGCCGCCCTTCAATGGCTGAAGGCCCAGTCGGAACCGCCAAAGGGCGTGCAATGAGAGCCACCCGGAGGGGTGCCACGCCCGCTTGACGGGCGTGCAATGAAAGCCACTCGGATCAGCCCTGGGCCGGAGCGATCTCGTTGACCGTGAGGAATCCGTCGAGATTGACCGTGATCAGGTATTTGCCGTTGCCCGTCCACGCCAAGGGCGAACCCAGCGAGCTCTGGTTCTCAAACACGAGTTCGGGCCGGTAGGAGTAGATGTTCCAAACACGGACCGTCGTGTCCGTCGAGCTCGTTGCCACGTATTTGCCGTTCGGCGAGAAATTGCCCCAAACCACCCAGTCCTTGTGGCCGCGGAGGTAGTTGAGGCGGGACATCGCCTTCACGTCCCAAATCGCGCCGTTGCCGTCCTTGCCGCACGTCAGCGCACGGGTGCCCGCCTTGTTGAAGTCGATATCGAAGACCCCTTGGCCGCCGTGGCCCGTGAGAAAGCCCTTGACTTTGAAATCAGGACCGTAAAGGCGCCCTCCGATGTTGAGAACGCCGACCCCGATGTCGTTCCCCTTGGCCTTGAACGTCCCGCCGAAGAAGTTGGCGCCCTTTCCGAGGATCGTGGCCTTCACTTTGCCGGTCGAGAGGTCCCAGACCTTCATGGCATCGTCCTTTCCCGTACTGAGCAAGAGCGTTCGCGGGTAGTTGAAACACAGGTTCTGGATGCCGCGTTGGTGGCCTCGCAGTTCCCGCAGCTTTGCGCCGGTGCTCGCGCTCCAAACGAAGATGCGGGCCGACTCGTCGCCCGTGGCGATCATCGTGCCGTCCTGGCTCCATGCGATCGCCATTGCTTGCTGCGGGTGGCCGGTCATCGTCTTGATGAGCTGGCGCGTTGCGGCGTCGTAGATGCGGACCGAGTTGTCCTCCGCCGTGATGGCGAACTTGGTGCCGGTCGGTGCGGCCGAGATGTTGATCGCGCGGACGCCGACCAGCGGCTTGCTCGCGACGAGTTTGAGGGTCGCTTCGACCGGGGACATCGCGAGCGCGGCAGCGAAAACAGTGAACATGGGTGGGGTTCCTCCTTGAACGAGTCGTCCTCTAAGGGACGCCTCAGGGTCCCTTACCATTACGACGCGGAATGTGGGCACGGCACCCGTTCGTGGGTGACCGGGGTGAATTGTGGAACAATTCCAGACCTTGAGGACGCGCGTGCACGAGTGGACCGTTCGTTACGGCGAGGAACTTCCCGCCGAAGCGGTGTCTGTTCCCCACGCGTGGCGGCAGGACGTTCCCGTTTCCTGGGAGGGTCCCGCAATCTACGAAACCACGCTTGCCGTGCCCCAGCGGGGGGGCTGGCTCGTCTTCGAAGGCGTTTCGTATGCGGCCGAGGTGTGGATCGAAGGTGCATTGGCGGTTCGCCACACCGGTATCTGGGACGCGTTTTCCGTCTCGCTTGCAGCCCACCCGGGAAAGTTGGTCCACGTCGAGGTCCGGGTCTGGAAGAACGGCGGACCCACCTACCCAGTTCGCGACGTGGCGAGCGGGTTTCTTCCGTTCGTCTTCCACACGTTCGGCGGCATCTACCGCGACGTCTGGCTGTTCGAGACCCGAGACGACCCGCTGGCCGACTTCCCGAACGCCCGCCCGCCGCGAATCCAGGTGGACGGCACGCGCCTGCTGCTTGACGGCAAACCGTTCCTGATGCGGGGCGTGCTTCACTGGGGCTGGTACCCGGAGACGGGGCACCCCAACCCGCTCGAAGAGACGGTGCGGCGCGAGTTCGAACAGATGGGCGCGCTCGGCTTCAACACGGTGAAGTGTTGCCTGTGGGTCCCTTCGCACCGGTGGCTGGAGTTGGCCGCGGAAGCCGGCCTGGCCGTGTGGCTTGAGCTTCCCCTGTGGGACCCGGCCGCAGAGCATCTCGATGCGATGGGCAGGGAACTGGAGCGCATCGTGCTCGAGTTTCGGCGCCACGACGCGATCGTCTGCTGGACGGTGGGGTGCGAGCTGAGCGAGTCCACGCCGCCGGGCTTTCGGCAGACGCTGGTCGAACGCGTGCGCGAGCTGACCGGGTGTCCCCTGGTGAAGGACAACAGCGGAGGCGCCGAGATGTACGGCGGCGATCCGAGGGAGTTTGGCGACTTCTACGACTTCCACCCGTACTGCGACACGCCGTTCTATCCCGTGGTGCTGGACAGCCTCCTGCCGGGAAGCCGCACCCCCCTTCCCACGCTGCTGGGCGAGTTCAACGACATCGACGTGCACCGCGACCTGCCTCGGATGCGTTCGGAGCGGCCGTATTGGGCCCAGTCCAGCGAGGAGTTGAACGCGATCGGTGTCCGGTGGCAGCACGATCTCCCGGGGGTGTTGGAGACGTGCCGGTTCGCGGTGGACCCTGAGGCTGCCCGCCACGAGGCGCTTCACCGCTCGTCCCTGGAGAAGGCGGCGTTCGTTCGGCGATCGGTCCAGGCGGCGGTTCGTTCCCGGCCATCGATCGGTGGGTACGTCGTCACGGGATGGCGCGACACGCCCGTCTCCTCCTCGGGCATGATCGACGATTGGGGCGAGCTCAAGCCCCAATTGGGGGCCGCCGAGTGGAACTCCCCGACCTTGATGTTCTTGATTCCGCGCCGCCGACCCCCGTGGATCGCCGGGGGGAACCGTCCGGGGTGGGTCGATGCCTCCAGCCACTTCGCGGGGGGCGTCCACGTTCGCTTGGGTGCCCACAGCGAAGCGGGACACTCCGGCGAGGTGGAGTGGAGCGCGGTGGACTTCGCCTGGCGAGGCGAACGGCGTCCCGGCGGACGCATCGCCCAGGGGCGTCTTCCGGCAGCTTCCGTCGAACCTCTTTCGGCCGGCGAACTCGGGGAGATCTGGTTCGAAGCCGCCGAACCGGGCGGCGTGTTGCTGCGCGTTCGTTGGGGCGGCGCGGCGCAACACTGGCCGCTCTGGATCGTCGAGCCTTGGAGCAAGGACGCCGCCGCGCAGTGGTGCCGATACGATCCTCCGGGGCGGCTCGACGACATAGCCTTTGGGGAGGCGGGTCCGTTGGTCGCCACCCGCGTTCCCCCCGATCTCGAAGACCGGGTGCGGGCGGGTGCGCGGGTCTTGCTGCTTCTCGAGGAGGGTCCGGTGGTCCGCGCCCCGTTTTGGCGGGAGTCGGCCTACGAGTTCCTGGACGACGCGTTCTGGGCGAGGGTCGGGTTTGCCGACCATTGGGAGCGCTTCCTGCCCGTCTCGGGGGATTGTGTCCTGGATCTGGCCGCCCTGCTCCCTCAAGCCTCGTGGCAGACGTGGATGAATCGGGTCGACACGCGAACGTACGCCGAGGCGCCGGTCCTTGCGCACGCGACCGTGGGGAGCGGGCGGATCATCGCCACGACGCTTCGGCCCGACGGCGGGCTGGGGGCGCAGCCGGTGGGCGTCACCCGCAACCCGTCGGGGGCCGCTCTTCTCCGCGCCCTGCTTCGAGAGCTGGAGTAGCCGGCGGTCTGCCGACAATTACTTCAAGCGATGCCGACGACCCACGATCCTGCCAAGCCGCGCGTGCTGATTCCCGAGGGGTATCCCGCCCCGTTCTGCTTCGCCCTGGGCCAGCGGAACGTGGAGTTGGTGCGCAAGCCGCTCATTCGGGGCTCGCGTGTGCTCCGGGCGCTCGATGCCGTCACGTTCGTTTCGGGGCGCGGATTCGACCTCGTCCACACGCTCAACGCGGTGCCGCTGACCGCTCGAATTCCCTATGTCGTGACGTTCGAGAGCTACCTTCCACGGGTTCCAGACGATCGGTACATCGCGTGGTTGGAACGGGTGCTTCTGCCGCGGCTGCATTCCGACCAGTGCCGCGCCCTCTTCGGCTTTTCCGAGTTCGCCATGCGCCAGTTCCGGAAGCAGCTCGCCAGGTACCCGGGGAGCGAGGCGCTCCTCGAAAAGGCCGAGGTGCTGTATCCGGTCGCCCCGGTGCGCGTCCAAGGGCCACGGCCTGCGCCGACCGATGTTCTCCGGCTCCTGTTCGTCGGCGGTGACTTCATGCGCAAGGGAGGGCCCGCCCTGGTGCGCGCGCACGAGGAGCTTGTGCGCCGGGGAGTCCCGGTGGAGACGACGGTCGTCTCCTCTCTGGGGTGGTCCAAGGGCGACGTCGCGGGACCCGAATCGCGTTCCGTGGTGGACGACGAGGTGGCTCGGCTTCGACGCTCGGGAATCCAGTATCTGCCCTCGCTCACGAACGCGCAGGTGCTCGAGGCGATGGCGGGCGCCCACTTCCTCGCTTTGCCGAGCGTGAACGAGACGTTCGGGTTCGTGTGTCTGGAGGCGATGGGTTTCGGCGTGCCGGTGTTGGCCACCCGTACGTACGCGCTGCCGGAGATCGTCGGCGATGCGGGTCGGCTGTTCGACCTGCCGGTCGACGCGCTCGGCAAGTGGGTCGGCCTCGCCAAGCGGCGAACGGCGCAGTACGATGCGATGTACCTCGACCTGATGGACTGCCTCGGGGGGCAGATGGCCGAGGCCGTCGCCGAACTGTGGGAGGGGCGCGCCGCCTACCCGGAGCTGAGCGTGGCCGCCCTGCGCCAGATGCGTTCCAAATTCGATCCAGAGCAGGCGCGCGACCGTCTGGAAGCGACCTACACAAG
This portion of the Fimbriimonadaceae bacterium genome encodes:
- a CDS encoding glycosyltransferase family 4 protein produces the protein MPTTHDPAKPRVLIPEGYPAPFCFALGQRNVELVRKPLIRGSRVLRALDAVTFVSGRGFDLVHTLNAVPLTARIPYVVTFESYLPRVPDDRYIAWLERVLLPRLHSDQCRALFGFSEFAMRQFRKQLARYPGSEALLEKAEVLYPVAPVRVQGPRPAPTDVLRLLFVGGDFMRKGGPALVRAHEELVRRGVPVETTVVSSLGWSKGDVAGPESRSVVDDEVARLRRSGIQYLPSLTNAQVLEAMAGAHFLALPSVNETFGFVCLEAMGFGVPVLATRTYALPEIVGDAGRLFDLPVDALGKWVGLAKRRTAQYDAMYLDLMDCLGGQMAEAVAELWEGRAAYPELSVAALRQMRSKFDPEQARDRLEATYTRALSRQRAGSEPARARTSADGPANRPAEDTECSRETA
- a CDS encoding CCA tRNA nucleotidyltransferase yields the protein MHRAIEMLAEATKGTPYEGALWLVGGAVRDPLLGRPVSADLDLVTELSAVALAELLFERGTSSIAPVTYPRFGTALVRIEDADVELVTARAESYDPDSRKPEVRPATLEEDARRRDFTVNTLIRNVHTGDLRDPLGCGLEDLEAKVLRTPLPPDATFRDDPLRMLRAVRLRWQLGFEFAEGLEAAIRAERGRLSIISAERYRDELLRMLRFRDADQCLADLMRLGLFDDLLPEFVAMVGVEQGGFHHLDVWDHSLLVVRNAGPGDLVLTLAALLHDVGKPSTRSVDEEGATRFFGHEIVGEKMTWQILNRLRVPHEVVESVARLVRGHMRLGSAPVFTPAAARRVLRDLGEDTERLLALVEADASALKPGVRAVDLGPIRRQLEEAEAATPREVLVSPLTGAEIMEVRHLEPGPEVGVWKRLLTEQVLEGTLAPGDRDAALQWLKAQSEPPKGVQ
- a CDS encoding WD40 repeat domain-containing protein; its protein translation is MFTVFAAALAMSPVEATLKLVASKPLVGVRAINISAAPTGTKFAITAEDNSVRIYDAATRQLIKTMTGHPQQAMAIAWSQDGTMIATGDESARIFVWSASTGAKLRELRGHQRGIQNLCFNYPRTLLLSTGKDDAMKVWDLSTGKVKATILGKGANFFGGTFKAKGNDIGVGVLNIGGRLYGPDFKVKGFLTGHGGQGVFDIDFNKAGTRALTCGKDGNGAIWDVKAMSRLNYLRGHKDWVVWGNFSPNGKYVATSSTDTTVRVWNIYSYRPELVFENQSSLGSPLAWTGNGKYLITVNLDGFLTVNEIAPAQG